In one window of Henckelia pumila isolate YLH828 chromosome 1, ASM3356847v2, whole genome shotgun sequence DNA:
- the LOC140879032 gene encoding uncharacterized protein: MPAVWFAVKRSLHCKSEPKNVHDPNVDGSQNLRKIVTKKSRGNRSGCSRSIANLKDVVIHGSKRHTEKPTVCSPRSIGSSELLNPITHEVVLNNSTCELKISTSTSYDFQEGRSGGGGDDDVSDFVGILKPGTPGPGRLYHGTGQKPGGFGSPVRRTSSSLSRRTSGFGAIVTRPRCSLGGDFQLFCHKCGEKFVKWEAVEEHHLSIHAVTELVEGDSSRKIVEIICRGSCNKPDNSSRGIERILKVHNMQKIIAQFEEYREMVKIKANKLPKKHPRCMADGNELLRFHGSTLECSLGTKNNPALCTSDTCIVCRILRRGFSTKKESSSNSIGVFTASTSSRAFQSIQIDEESVPSIKKALIVCRVIAGRVHRPLENVEEIAGQSGFDSLAGKVGVHSNIEELYLLSPKALLPCFVVIYKH; the protein is encoded by the exons ATGCCTGCGGTTTGGTTTGCTGTGAAGAGGTCTCTGCACTGCAAATCAGAGCCCAAAAACGTGCATGATCCAAACGTTGATGGAAGCCAAAATCTTCGCAAGATTGTGACCAAGAAAAGCCGTGGCAACCGTTCGGGTTGTTCCAGGTCTATTGCAAATCTAAAGGATGTGGTGATTCATGGAAGCAAGAGGCATACAGAAAAGCCAACAGTTTGCAGCCCGAGATCCATAGGCAGCAGTGAACTCCTGAATCCGATAACTCATGAAGTTGTGCTGAATAATTCAACTTGTGAACTCAAGATCAGTACTAGTACCAGTTACGATTTCCAGGAAGGACGGAGTGGTGGTGGTGGAGATGACGATGTTTCGGATTTTGTGGGAATCTTGAAGCCTGGAACTCCGGGCCCTGGACGGCTGTACCATGGCACCGGACAGAAGCCAGGCGGCTTCGGAAGCCCTGTTCGGAGGACGTCTAGTAGCCTTTCCAGGCGGACTTCTGGATTCGGTGCAATTGTCACAAGGCCAAGGTGTTCTTTGGGGGGAGATTTTCAATTGTTTTGTCATAAATGTGGTGAGAAATTTGTCAAGTGGGAAGCTGTGGAGGAACATCACCTCTCCATACATGCTG TTACTGAACTAGTTGAAGGAGACTCCTCGAGAAAAATCGTGGAAATAATCTGCCGAGGCAGCTGCAACAAGCCAGACAACTCCTCCAGAGGCATCGAAAGAATCTTGAAAGTCCACAACATGCAGAAAATAATAGCACAGTTCGAGGAATACCGTGAGATGGTTAAAATCAAAGCCAACAAATTGCCCAAGAAGCATCCACGCTGCATGGCTGATGGAAACGAGCTTCTACGATTCCACGGCTCCACTCTCGAATGCTCGTTAGGCACGAAAAACAACCCCGCCCTCTGCACATCAGACACATGCATTGTATGCAGGATTTTGAGACGCGGGTTTTCTACCAAGAAAGAATCAAGTAGCAACAGCATTGGTGTATTCACAGCTTCGACCAGCAGTCGAGCATTCCAATCTATCCAAATCGACGAAGAAAGTGTCCCATCCATCAAGAAAGCTCTAATAGTGTGCAGAGTCATAGCAGGGAGAGTGCACAGGCCTCTGGAAAACGTAGAAGAGATTGCAGGCCAATCGGGTTTTGATTCCTTGGCCGGAAAAGTAGGGGTTCACTCCAATATCGAAGAACTCTATTTGCTCAGCCCCAAAGCTCTACTTCCTTGCTTTGTGGTGATTTACAAGCATTAG
- the LOC140879039 gene encoding GLABROUS1 enhancer-binding protein-like, translating into MAKNRQPEKPVESETESDDEGDEGSSEDGSSESDSEPEQGKSQFLKKPLPAPAAPKKTLLPTTPNPQPPSSSDDEESGSESDSEEPNREVKPLASKPMDSPQKSVAKPRSKPNAAGSSTPVKSTGAKRPAEEKEMEDKESKRSKKKPEPQSESSVKKSVEETKKQLFQRLWSQDDEIVVLEGMVEYAEKKRSDPVADLNAFHDFIKKNLHVDVTRAQLQDKIRRLKKKYVNNKIKEKKVGKDMTFSKPHEQKAYELSKIVWGSEKGKETGVEKAVGSPKANGNAARKNSNTNDNAVGDVHSKEGKCLEDENDEFNILGYKKSISSNETVEERILRVGAEFFEGDKKLEGAREWRKLRQEEVELHLKKLDLLRAQTKLVLDVLKSTN; encoded by the coding sequence ATGGCCAAAAATCGGCAGCCCGAGAAGCCCGTCGAGTCCGAAACTGAATCCGACGACGAAGGAGACGAAGGTTCGTCTGAAGATGGATCCtccgaatctgactctgaaccCGAACAGGGCAAGTCTCAATTTCTCAAGAAGCCCTTGCCAGCGCCTGCTGCACCCAAGAAAACCCTACTTCCGACCACTCCAAATCCCCAGCCTCCATCTTCTTCCGACGATGAAGAATCCGGATCCGAATCGGACTCCGAGGAACCCAACCGTGAAGTCAAACCCCTCGCCTCCAAACCCATGGATAGCCCGCAGAAATCTGTTGCAAAGCCGAGATCTAAACCCAACGCCGCAGGCTCCTCAACTCCTGTTAAATCCACTGGCGCAAAACGCCCCGCGGAAGAGAAAGAGATGGAGGACAAGGAAAGCAAGAGGTCGAAGAAGAAACCGGAACCCCAATCTGAGAGTTCGGTTAAGAAATCCGTTGAGGAGACAAAGAAACAACTTTTTCAGAGGTTGTGGAGCCAGGATGACGAGATTGTTGTTCTTGAAGGCATGGTCGAATATGCGGAGAAGAAGAGATCCGATCCGGTTGCTGATTTGAATGCTTTTCACGATTTCATTAAGAAAAATCTGCATGTGGACGTGACTAGAGCTCAGTTACAGGATAAAATCAGGAGGCTGAAAAAAAAGTACGTGAATAACAAGATCAAAGAGAAGAAAGTGGGTAAAGATATGACCTTTTCAAAGCCCCACGAGCAGAAAGCTTACGAATTGTCAAAGATTGTCTGGGGAAGTGAGAAGGGCAAAGAAACTGGGGTTGAAAAGGCAGTCGGGAGTCCAAAGGCGAATGGGAATGCTGCAAGAAAGAATTCGAACACAAATGATAATGCAGTTGGAGATGTGCATTCTAAGGAAGGGAAGTGTTTGGAGGATGAGAATGATGAATTTAACATTTTGGGATATAAGAAATCGATTTCCAGTAATGAGACGGTAGAGGAGAGGATTTTGAGGGTTGGGGCAGAATTTTTTGAGGGAGACAAAAAACTGGAGGGTGCAAGAGAGTGGAGAAAGCTGAGACAGGAGGAGGTGGAGCTCCATCTGAAGAAGCTGGACCTGTTGCGTGCACAGACGAAGCTCGTATtggatgttttgaagtctaCCAATTAA